A stretch of Melospiza melodia melodia isolate bMelMel2 chromosome 24, bMelMel2.pri, whole genome shotgun sequence DNA encodes these proteins:
- the LOC134428713 gene encoding F-box/WD repeat-containing protein 10-like, which yields MAPASLPPGSDGSQPKDFTCALPFQLSMAILGLLDQKSLDACSAVNDHWAFLVRRVREDKACQNTVQKNLLQMQELCPRKTMPNYAKRVEVQIPQLNDEGEVTEVKDKEQKKRRKSKTEDLGLQEAYRELKTDKIELEERNVFCGPYKTRVLMEQCDRTRTAHYSGGHWVAAGSRRLRLLRVPAGKEELLLPGHAGLIRALCLREDRGILLSSASLELSIRCWNIHSGACVRTFTGHYATISCLHSHQEHLVSGAGDGMVKVWSLESGKCLRTLMHSSPVGAVRMDRTHVVSGGHRGLVKVWSAETGALIKTLERHQGPVLCLSFDQWHLITGGSDGYALGWSMLGKFRRCLMAFFHPKEVLSLEFLYLRVLSGCADGCIRIFNFLTGTCLRVLEPGGSGDPVSALCVAGNRVVTNSPSRLLLLQFEEVVWDYSLPADREVPKQDRRSQKGKRQGTSAESQRAPDKSPKSRQRPKSHGRPKSGEAEHGSASPAAEEAEATVECELPQRDPRSPMSPDKFLLTIGTLQSSRRAGAGSRSPSLLSARARAAQQQQQRPGQLPVPRTALQHQEERAAQLRRARLHSHSLAVTKTSTPFETKLLRLRLENSLHSPAVKSSIPAPRVVRSKLWGSLGKRRTPSGRGKDTPGPKDRHQLINLCAASSELIQPTPGTAAEMRNGGPRRIKPSCAYASRRDSGLRLLTAEQELHEAAVAAQQQAQQAKPTEHKDRARRKAWLRKIKGLPVDSFTGERKTPAPELGHNTFI from the exons ATGGCTCCCGCGTCGCTCCCGCCAGGCTCTGATGGCAGCCAGCCCAAGGACTTCACCTGTGCCCTGCCATTCCAGCTGTCCATGGCCATCCTGG GGCTTTTGGATCAGAAATCCCTGGATGCCTGCTCTGCTGTGAATGATCACTGGGCGTTCCTGGTCAGGCGGGTCCGGGAGGACAAGGCGTGTCAGAACACGGTCCAGAAGAACCTCCTGCAGATGCAG GAGTTGTGTCCTAGAAAAACCATGCCAAACTATGCTAAAAGAGTCGAGGTGCAAATTCCCCAGCTAAACGATGAGGGTGAGGTCACTGAAGTGAAGGACAAGGAGCAGAAGAAGAGGCGTAAATCCAAG ACAGAGGATTTGGGTCTGCAGGAAGCCTATCGGGAACTGAAAACTGACAAGATCGAGCTGGAAGAGAGGAATGTCTTCTGTGGCCCCTACAAGACCCGTGTCCTCATGGAGCA gtgtgacaggacaaggacagCCCACTACAGCGGTGGGCACTGggtggctgctggcagcaggaggctgaggCTGCTCCGAGTGccggcagggaaggaggagctgctgctgcccggccACGCCGGGCTCATCAGAGCCCTGTGCCTGCGCGAGGACAGAGGGATCCTGCTGAGCAGCGCCAGCCTGGAGCTCAGCATCAG GTGCTGGAATATTCACAGTGGGGCCTGTGTGAGAACCTTCACGGGTCACTATGCGACCATCAGCTGCCTGCATTCCCACCAGGAGCACCTGGTGTCAGGAGCTGGGGATGGCATGGTGAAAG tgtggAGCCTGGAGAGTGGGAAATGCCTCAGGACCCTGATGCACAGCAGCCCTGTGGGGGCAGTGAGGATGGACAGGACCCACGTGGTCAGTGGGGGCCACCGAGGGCTGGTGAAGGTCTGGAGTGCTGAGACAGGGGCTCTGATCAAG ACATTAGAGAGGCACCAAGGCCCAGTTCTCTGCTTGTCCTTTGACCAGTGGCACCTCATCACAGGGGGCAGTGATGGATATGCCCTGGGATGGAGCATGTTGGGAAAATTCAGGAGATGCCTGATGGCTTTCTTCCATCCCAA GGAAGTGCTGTCCCTGGAGTTCCTGTACCTCCGAGTGCTCAGTGGCTGCGCTGATGGATGCATTCGGATATTCAACTTCCTGACTGGCACCTGCCTCCGCGTGCTGGAGCCCGGCGGCAGCGGGGACCCCGTGTCTGCTCTCTGTGTCGCAGGAAACAG GGTGGTGACCAACTCCCccagcaggctgctgctgctccagttcGAGGAGGTGGTGTGGGACTATTCCCTGCCCGCTGACAGAGAGGTGCCGAAGCAGGACAGGAGGTCCCAGAAGGGGAAGCGCCAGGGAACCAGTGCAGAGTCGCAGCGAGCTCCAGACAAGTCCCCAAAATCTCGCCAGAGACCAAAGAGCCATGGAAGACCCAAAA GTGGTGAAGCTGAACATGGCTCTGCTTCTCCTGCAGCTGAGGAGGCAGAGGCCACTGTAGAGTGCGAGCTGCCCCAGAGAGACCCAAGGAGTCCCATGTCCCCCGACAAGTTCCTGCTGACCATCGGCACGCTGCAGAGCTCCCGCAGGGCCGGCGCTGGCAGCCGCAGCCCcagcctgctctctgccagggccagggcggcccagcagcagcagcagcgccccgGGCAGCTGCCGGTGCCCAGGACggccctgcagcaccaggaggagcGGGCAGCCCAGCTCCGGCGTGCCAGGCTGCACAGCCATTCGCTGGCTGTGACAAAAACCTCAACTCCCTTTGAAACCAAACTGCTGCGGCTCAGGCTGGAGAACtctctgcacagccctgctgtgaaatcctccatccctgctccccgtgTTGTACGTTCAAAGCTCTGGGGCTCGCTGGGAAAAAGGAGAACTCCCAGTGGCCGTGGGAAAGACACTCCTGGTCCCAAAGACAGGCATCAGCTCATCAATCTCTGCGCAGCTTCTTCAGAGCTGATCCAACCAACGCCTGGCACGGCTGCAGAGATGAGGAATGGAGGTCCCAGGAGAATAAAGCCCTCCTGTGCCTACGCTTCCCGCAGGGACAGTGGGCTCAGGCTCctgacagcagagcaggagctgcacgaggcagctgtggcagctcagcagcaggcacagcaggcaAAGCCCACGGAACACAAAGACAGAGCCAGAAGGAAAGCCTGGCTGAGGAAAATTAAAGGCCTACCTGTGGATTCTTTTACTGGGGAGAGGAAAACACCTGCTCCAGAACTTGGGCATAACACATTTATCTGA
- the LOC134428848 gene encoding cytochrome P450 2C5-like produces the protein MDAELLATPLFLLLLLSVLWLLVWRSDPRRSQLPPGPAPWPILGNLWQKDVLPLYRHYEKLSSTYGPIFTVWLGLKPVVVLCGYEVVKDALVGHSEEFGGRPSIPLLMQLSKNYGFVSDNDKKWRELRRFTLSTLRDFGMGKSSMSQKVQQEAQHLVELLAKLKGNAFEPMTMFRHAVSNVICSVVFGSRYSYSDAAFLELLNAVGNYVSFFLSPVAKVYNTFPSIMDRLPGPHKKVLADCQKLKDHIQEKVQFHQLTLDSSCPRDYIDCFLIRAEKEKGSPETMYSHEDLIMSVFNLFGAGTVTTSNTLVFFLLMLAKHPHIQAKVQEEIDAVVGSGRAPSTEDKLRMPYTNAVIHELQRFHKTRIENFPRMATQDVLFRGYTIPKGTPVIPVLSSVHSDPTQWENPKKVDPAHFLDEKGEFRKREAFMAFSAGKRMCPGEALARIELFLFLTTLLQSFTFQLATEHRELDLFSLWLEIERRAIPGKFFALPRPVSP, from the exons ATGGACGCCGAGCTGCTCGCCACtccgctcttcctcctcctcctcctctccgtcctgtggctcctggtctggCGGAGTGACCCCAGGAGGAGCCAGCTGCCTCCTGGCCCAGCCCCGTGGCCCATCCTGGGCAACCTGTGGCAGAAGGATGTGCTGCCCCTCTACAGGCACTATGAGAAG ctcagcagcacctacGGCCCCATCTTCACCGTGTGGCTGGGGCTGAAGCCGGTGGTGGTGCTCTGCGGGTACGAGGTGGTGAAGGACGCCCTGGTGGGACACTCTGAGGAGTTTGGGGGCAGACCCTCCATCCCCCTCCTGATGCAGCTCTCCAAAAACTATG GATTTGTCTCTGACAATGACAAGAAGTGGCGGGAGCTGCGGAGGTTCACGCTCAGCACCCTGCGGGACTTTGGCATGGGGAAGAGCTCCATGTCCCAGAAGGTGCAGCAGGAGGCTCAGCACCTGGTGGAGCTGCTGGCAAAGCTCAAAG GCAATGCCTTTGAGCCCATGACCATGTTCAGACACGCCGTGTCCAACGTGATCTGCTCCGTGGTGTTCGGCAGCCGCTACAGCTACAGCGACGCGGCGTTCCTGGAGCTGCTCAACGCCGTGGGGAACTACGTCAGCTTCTTCCTGTCCCCCGTGGCCAAG gTGTACAACACCTTCCCTAGCATCATGGACCGGCTGCCGGGGCCACACAAGAAGGTTCTGGCTGACTGCCAGAAGCTGAAGGACCACATCCAGGAGAAGGTGCAGTTCCACCAGCTGACTCTGGACTCCAGCTGCCCCCGGGACTACATTGACTGTTTCCTGATCAGAGCAGAGAAG GAGAAGGGCAGCCCAGAGACCATGTACAGCCACGAAGACCTGATCATGTCAGTGTTCAACCTCTTCGGGGCCGGGACGGTGACAACCAGCAACACCTTGGTGTTCTTCCTGCTGATGCTGGCAAAGCACCCCCACATCCAAG ccaagGTCCAGGAGGAGATCGATGCCGTGGTGGGCTCTGGCCGTGCCCCCAGCACGGAGGACAAGCTGAGGATGCCCTACACCAACGCCGTGATCCACGAGCTGCAGCGCTTCCACAAGACCCGCATCGAGAACTTCCCGCGCATGGCGACGCAGGACGTGCTGTTCAGGGGCTACACCATCCCCAAG GGCACTCCTGTCATTCCGGTCCTTTCCTCTGTGCATTCGGACCCAACCCAGTGGGAGAACCCCAAGAAAGTGGACCCCGCACACTTCCTGGATGAGAAGGGCGAGTTCAGGAAGCGCGAGGCCTTCATGGCATTCTCAGCAG GGAAGAGGATGTGCCCGGGGGAGGCGCTGGCCCGCATTGAGCTCTTCCTGTTCCTCACCACGCTGCTGCAGAGCTTCACCTTCCAGCTGGCCACGGAGCACAGGGAGCTGGATCTGTTCTCCCTGTGGCTGGAGATTGAGAGGAGGGCGATcccgggcaagttcttcgctctGCCACGCCCAGTGTCCCCCTAA
- the ARHGAP44 gene encoding LOW QUALITY PROTEIN: rho GTPase-activating protein 44 (The sequence of the model RefSeq protein was modified relative to this genomic sequence to represent the inferred CDS: inserted 1 base in 1 codon; deleted 1 base in 1 codon), whose translation MKKQFNRMRQLANQTVGRAEKTEVLSEDLLQVEKRLELVKQVSHSTHKKLTACLQGQQGLDADKRSKKLPLTTLAQCLMEGSAVLGDDSLLGKMLRLCGEAEDKLAQELIHFELQVERDVIEPLFVLAEVEIPNIQKQRKHLAKLVLDMDSSRTRWQQSVKSSGLASNLQPSGAKADALREEMEEAANRVEICRDQLSADMYNFVAKEVDYANYFSNCKCQLIEVQAEYHRKSLALLQNFLPQIKAQQEAWVEKPSFGKPLEEHLAVSGREIAFPVEACVTMLLECGMQEEGLFRVAPSASKLKKLKAALDCCVVDVQEYSADPHAIAGALKSYLRELPEPLMTFELYEEWIQASNIPEQEKRLQALWNACEKLPKANYNNIRYVIKFLAKLTEYQDINKMTPSNVAIVLGPNLLWPQAEGNMTEMMTTLSLQIVGIIEPLIQHADWFFPGEIEFNVTGNYGSPLHVNHNANYSSMPSPDMEHGERRQHETARRPLSVATDNMMLEFCKKDGLRKIQSMGVRVMDTSWVARRGTSAGRKASSAPPAAQPPAPPAELPPTPHSPIPEQPPEISAVPXPPPTSFGFPPAAERTSTFRPPELSPGPPPEQSPHSLRKGAKKLAPIPSPASLSPTPPSTPSPYGPPGAPPGAGPPPLLPSPAAAAAPRARAAPKARPRPALPPPPQPPPAAPAPPQPPEPPRTDSAAPGDGAVTGLLRFEVPSLHVSPDAALCRDPPEAAQRLSGPSLTPRQEEEESESTAL comes from the exons ATGAAGAAGCAATTCAACCGCATGCGCCAGCTCGCCAACCAGACCGTGGGCAG AGCCGAGAAGACCGAGGTGTTGAGCGAGGatctgctgcag GTGGAGAAGCGGCTGGAGCTGGTGAAGCAGGTGTCCCACAGCACCCACAAGAAGCTGACGGCCTgtctgcagggccagcagggcctggacGCCGACAAGCGCTCG AAGAAGCTGCCGCTGACGACGCTGGCGCAGTGTCTGATGGAGGGATCGGCCGTGCTGGGGGATGACTCCCTGCTGGG gaagaTGCTGCGGCTGTGCGGGGAGGCTGAGGACAAGCTGGCACAGGAGCTGATCCACTTTGAGCTGCAGGTGGAGCGGGACGTCATCGAGCCGCTCTTCGTGCTGGCTGAG GTGGAAATCCCAAATATCCAAAAGCAGAGGAAGCACTTGGCCAAGCTCGTGCTGGACATGGACTCCTCCAGGACGAG GTGGCAGCAGTCGGTGAAGTCCTCGGGTCTGGCCAGCAACCTGCAGCCCTCGGGGGCCAAAGCCGACGCTCtcagggaggagatggaggaggcgGCCAACAGAGTGGAGATCTGCAGG GACCAGCTCTCCGCTGACATGTACAATTTTGTGGCCAAAGAAGTCGACTATGCAAACTATTTTTCAAACTGTAAGTGCCAA ctgATCGAGGTGCAGGCCGAGTACCACCGCAAATCCCTGGCGCTCCTGCAGAACTTCCTGCCACAGATCAAAGCCCAGCAGG AGGCGTGGGTGGAGAAGCCCTCCTTTGGGAAGCCCCTGGAGGAGCACCTGGCTGTCAGCGGGAGGGAGATCGCCTTCCCCGTGGAGGCCTGTGTCACCATGCTGCTGGAATGTGGCATGCAGGAGGAG GGTCTCTTCCGAGTGGCTCCCTCGGCCTCCAAGCTGAAGAAGCTCAAGGCTGCCCTGGACTGCTGCGTGGTGGACGTGCAGGAGTACTCAGCTGACCCCCACGCCATCGCAG GAGCCCTCAAGTCCTACCTGCGGGAGCTGCCCGAGCCCCTGATGACCTTCGAGCTGTACGAGGAGTGGATCCAGGCCTCCAA catcccagagcaggAG AAACGGCTGCAGGCTCTCTGGAACGCCTGCGAGAAGCTGCCCAAAGCCAACTACAACAACATCAG GTACGTGATTAAATTCCTGGCCAAGTTGACCGAGTACCAGGATATCAACAAAATGACCCCGAGCAATGTGGCCATCGTGCTGGGACCCaacctgctgtggccacaggccgAGG GGAACATGACGGAGATGATGACGACGCTGTCGCTGCAGATCGTGGGCATCATCGAGCCGCTCATCCAGCACGCAGACTGGTTCTTCCCGGGAG AGATCGAGTTCAACGTGACGGGCAACTACGGCAGCCCCCTGCACGTGAACCACAACGCCAACTACAGCTCCATGCCCTCGCCCGACATGGAGCACGGCGAGCGCCGGCAGCACGAGACAGCGCGGCGCCCGCTCAGCGTGGCCACGGACAACATGATGCTGGAGTTCTGCAAGAAGGACGG CCTTAGGAAAATCCAAAG CATGGGCGTCAGGGTGATGGACACGTCGTGGGTGGCTCGCCGCGGCACCTCCGCGGGGCGCAAGGCGAGCTCGGCGCCCCCGGCCGCGCAGCCCCCGGCGCCGCCCGCCGAGCTGCCCCCCACGCCCCACTCGCCCATTCCCGAGCAGCCCCCGGAGATTTCAGCAGTGC CTCCACCTCCCACCAGCTTCGGCTTCCCCCCGGCAGCCGAGCGGACAAG CACTTTCAGGCCCCCGGAGCTGtccccggggccgccccccgaGCAGAGCCCGCACTCGCTGCGCAAAG GGGCCAAGAAGCTGGCGCCCATCCCGTCCCCGGCCAGCCTGTCCCCGACGCCCCCCAGCACCCCGTCCCCGTACggcccccccggagcccccccggGCGCGGGGCCGCCCCCGCTGCTGCcgtcccccgccgccgccgccgccccccgcgcccggGCCGCCCCCAAGGCTCGGCCGCGCCCCGCGCTGCCCCCCCCGCCGCAGCCGCCCCCGGCCGCCCCCGCGCCCCCGCagcccccggagccgccccgcacGGACAGCGCGGCGCCCGGGGACGGCGCCGTCACAG